One window from the genome of Pungitius pungitius chromosome 14, fPunPun2.1, whole genome shotgun sequence encodes:
- the fabp7a gene encoding fatty acid binding protein 7, brain, a — translation MVDAFCATWKLVDSQNFDEYMKALGVGFATRQVGNVTKPTVEISQDGDKVVIKTLSTFRNTEISSKLGEEFDETTADDRQVKSIFTMEGDKLVQVQRWDEKETKFVREIKDGKLVATLTFEGVQAVRTYEKA, via the exons ATGGTTGATGCTTTCTGCGCCACATGGAAACTGGTCGACAGCCAGAACTTTGATGAATACATGAAGGCACTAG GTGTTGGTTTTGCCACTAGACAAGTGGGCAACGTCACCAAACCAACAGTAGAGATCAGCCAGGATGGAGACAAAGTGGTGATTAAAACGCTCAGCACCTTCAGGAACACTGAGATCTCCTCCAAACTTGGAGAGGAGTTTGATGAGACCACAGCTGACGACCGACAGGTCAAA TCTATCTTCACCATGGAAGGAGACAAACTCGTGCAAGTGCAGAGGTGGGATGAAAAGGAGACCAAATTTGTCAGAGAAATCAAGGATGGGAAGCTGGTGGCG ACTTTGACTTTTGAGGGAGTCCAGGCAGTCCGCACATATGAGAAAGCCTAA